The following coding sequences lie in one Sphingobium sp. KCTC 72723 genomic window:
- the ribA gene encoding GTP cyclohydrolase II yields MANGKDAARAIDALRRGWVVRLSADDGAIRLMAIEGADAVTLAGFDPDGQADILISAARGETLKLANQIAAADPDMPVLIERAPWIDADVATSIADPVLDLASPLKGPFRARTLPAPKAAKAALRLARLAGILPAYFAMDGAGDCDVDIAAGAIDAYDDAVHLAVATRARLPVSASESAEIIAFRSRDEPREHVALVVGQRDASPPVIRLHSECLTGDVLGSLKCDCGPQLHEALHQIADAPWGILLYLRQEGRGIGLVNKLRAYALQDQGFDTVDANVRLGFAIDARDFSVAARMLDLLGVGAVRLLTNNLNKVAGLEAAGIRVVERLPIILPTNPHNERYLATKRDRTGHQL; encoded by the coding sequence ATGGCCAATGGCAAGGATGCGGCGCGCGCGATCGACGCCTTGCGGCGTGGCTGGGTGGTGCGCCTGTCCGCCGATGATGGCGCGATCCGCCTGATGGCGATCGAGGGGGCGGACGCCGTGACGCTGGCCGGGTTCGACCCCGATGGCCAGGCCGACATCCTGATTTCGGCGGCGCGGGGCGAAACGCTCAAACTCGCCAATCAGATCGCGGCGGCCGACCCGGACATGCCAGTGCTGATCGAACGCGCGCCATGGATCGACGCGGACGTTGCGACCAGCATCGCCGATCCGGTGCTGGACCTAGCCTCCCCGCTCAAGGGACCGTTCCGCGCCCGCACGCTGCCCGCGCCAAAGGCTGCAAAGGCTGCGCTGCGCCTCGCCCGCCTCGCCGGCATCCTGCCCGCCTATTTCGCGATGGATGGCGCAGGCGATTGTGACGTGGACATAGCGGCAGGCGCGATCGACGCTTATGACGATGCCGTCCACCTTGCCGTTGCCACCCGCGCGCGCCTGCCCGTATCGGCCAGCGAAAGCGCGGAAATCATTGCCTTTCGCAGCCGCGACGAACCGCGCGAGCATGTCGCTCTGGTCGTCGGCCAACGCGACGCATCGCCGCCGGTCATTCGCCTGCACAGCGAATGTCTGACCGGCGACGTGCTGGGCAGCCTGAAATGCGATTGCGGCCCGCAACTGCACGAAGCGTTGCACCAGATCGCCGACGCGCCATGGGGCATATTGCTCTATCTGCGGCAGGAAGGACGCGGCATCGGCCTCGTCAACAAATTGCGCGCCTATGCGTTGCAGGATCAGGGTTTCGACACGGTCGATGCCAATGTCCGTCTGGGCTTTGCGATCGACGCGCGCGATTTTTCGGTCGCGGCGCGGATGCTCGACCTGCTGGGCGTGGGGGCGGTGCGGCTGCTGACCAACAATCTGAACAAAGTCGCCGGGCTGGAAGCGGCGGGCATCAGGGTCGTGGAGCGCCTGCCGATCATCCTGCCGACCAATCCGCATAATGAACGCTATCTGGCGACCAAGCGCGACCGGACCGGCCACCAGCTATGA